From a single Streptomyces sp. NBC_01264 genomic region:
- a CDS encoding ISAzo13 family transposase: MAITDEVLVMLDVKFAAVLPHLDERQRRLYLASEAEALGHGGTGAVARLAEVSESTIARGREELAGGAKALGRVRRPGGGRKSAAERDPGLVAALELLIEPRVVGDPVSPLRWTTASLRDLSRELGDAGHPVSAPVVGGLLRARGFSLQGMAKTRAGSQVPDRDAQFRHINTAAERFPEEGLPVVSVDAKQKEPIGDFARPGRTYRPKGEPISAPDHDFIRPDTPLAIPYGIYDLGRDSGWVNVGTDRNTAAFAVESLRRWWKAQGRRDYPAADRLLVTADSGGANSADSRLFKMGLAGLADESGLAITVMHFPPGTSKWNKVEHRLFSRITHSLRGQPLTSYEVLLETISATRTRTSAGLTVTAALDENAYPTGRVLSRAERKSVDRRVRRDDFHGEWNYTIAPRAPDQILSEGPYDESGPPIPAEATFLLAHPVLTGLTREEFDELLLRLEPCRQVLAEAQRQREGRDRRGRNPGFGILDHLHRILVALLRSRNTVTLTLMGKILGYDRNTLSYHAKTSRPLLAFAGNDLTPTLTSRTHPPRTLEALKHVIEHHDNNINSGSS, translated from the coding sequence ATGGCGATTACGGATGAAGTCCTTGTGATGTTGGATGTGAAGTTCGCGGCGGTGTTACCGCATCTGGATGAGCGGCAGCGCCGTCTGTATCTGGCTTCCGAGGCCGAGGCGCTGGGCCATGGGGGAACCGGGGCCGTGGCCAGGCTGGCGGAGGTCTCTGAGTCGACCATCGCGCGGGGGCGTGAAGAACTGGCGGGTGGAGCGAAGGCGCTGGGACGGGTGCGCCGACCCGGCGGCGGACGGAAGTCTGCGGCCGAGCGTGACCCTGGGCTGGTGGCGGCTCTCGAGTTGCTGATCGAGCCGCGGGTGGTAGGTGATCCGGTATCGCCGTTGCGCTGGACCACTGCCTCGCTTCGGGATCTGTCACGGGAGCTCGGTGATGCGGGACATCCGGTCAGCGCCCCGGTGGTCGGCGGGCTGCTGCGGGCAAGGGGCTTCAGTCTGCAGGGCATGGCCAAGACCCGGGCCGGCAGCCAGGTGCCCGACCGGGACGCGCAGTTCCGGCACATCAACACCGCCGCCGAACGCTTCCCGGAGGAAGGGCTGCCGGTGGTGAGCGTGGATGCGAAGCAGAAGGAACCGATTGGTGACTTCGCCCGGCCCGGCCGCACCTACCGCCCCAAAGGCGAGCCGATCAGCGCCCCCGACCACGATTTCATCCGACCCGATACCCCGCTCGCCATCCCGTACGGCATTTACGATCTGGGGCGCGACAGCGGCTGGGTGAACGTGGGAACCGACCGGAACACCGCTGCCTTCGCGGTGGAATCCCTGCGCCGCTGGTGGAAGGCCCAGGGGCGCAGGGACTATCCCGCAGCGGACCGTCTGCTGGTGACCGCGGACTCCGGCGGGGCCAACTCAGCCGACTCCCGCCTGTTCAAGATGGGCCTGGCCGGCCTCGCTGATGAGTCCGGCCTGGCCATCACCGTAATGCACTTTCCACCGGGTACTTCAAAATGGAACAAAGTCGAACACCGGTTGTTCTCCCGGATCACCCACAGCCTGCGCGGGCAACCTCTGACCAGCTACGAAGTGCTGCTGGAGACCATCTCGGCCACCCGCACCCGCACCAGCGCCGGCCTGACCGTCACGGCTGCACTCGACGAGAACGCTTACCCCACCGGCCGTGTCCTCTCCCGGGCCGAACGCAAGAGCGTCGACCGGCGCGTCAGACGAGACGACTTCCACGGCGAATGGAACTACACCATCGCCCCACGAGCCCCTGACCAGATTCTTTCAGAAGGCCCATACGACGAGTCGGGACCGCCGATCCCGGCCGAGGCCACCTTTCTCCTCGCCCATCCCGTTCTGACTGGCCTGACACGCGAAGAATTTGACGAGCTCCTCCTCAGGCTCGAACCGTGCCGCCAAGTCCTTGCCGAAGCCCAACGCCAAAGAGAGGGGCGAGATCGGCGAGGTCGTAATCCCGGCTTCGGCATCCTCGACCACCTCCACCGCATCCTGGTCGCCCTGCTCAGAAGCCGCAACACCGTGACCCTGACCTTGATGGGCAAGATCCTCGGCTACGACCGCAACACCTTGAGCTACCACGCCAAGACAAGCAGGCCACTGCTGGCCTTCGCCGGAAACGATCTCACTCCCACCCTCACCTCACGAACGCACCCGCCACGAACGCTTGAAGCTCTGAAGCACGTGATCGAACACCACGACAACAACATCAACTCAGGCAGTAGTTGA
- a CDS encoding IS3 family transposase, with the protein MKRLCEILGLSRSSFYYWRRTAAARAARHAVEAVLVARIRKVHQDSDGTYGAPRITAELRDEGCPVVNHKRVARIMRTIGLGGVRLRCRHRTTIADQAASKAPDLIGRDFTAAAVNTKYVGDITYLPVSGSKPL; encoded by the coding sequence GTGAAGCGGCTCTGCGAAATCCTCGGTCTCTCCCGGTCGAGCTTCTACTACTGGCGCCGCACCGCGGCCGCGAGAGCGGCCCGGCACGCCGTCGAGGCCGTGCTCGTGGCTCGGATACGCAAGGTCCACCAGGACTCTGACGGCACTTACGGAGCCCCCAGGATCACCGCCGAGCTCCGGGACGAGGGCTGCCCGGTGGTCAATCACAAGCGGGTCGCGAGGATCATGCGGACCATCGGGCTCGGGGGAGTCCGCCTGCGCTGTCGGCACCGCACCACCATTGCGGACCAGGCCGCGTCGAAAGCGCCGGATCTGATCGGCCGTGACTTCACCGCGGCCGCGGTGAACACGAAGTACGTCGGCGACATCACATATCTGCCGGTCAGCGGCTCGAAGCCGCTCTAA
- a CDS encoding IS5 family transposase, translated as MKREPYLSDLSDEQWALIEPMVTAWKQGRVARSATGDPGSCDLREVVNAIFYQNRTGCQWRLLPHDLPAWSAVFYYFRLWREDGLDQRIQELLRCQVREKARRLEDPSLVIIDTQSVRAAAGVPKATTGLDANKKVSGRKRGLAVDVLGLVIGVVVLAASAHDNAAGTILLDQAAERCGMRLEKALVDQGFKDEVIIHGALLDIDVEVVHRNPADQGKGFVPQPKRWVVEQTNGTLMLHRRLTREYDHRPDTSASRVYWASTANMTRRLTIPSPAWRDTLGLAA; from the coding sequence AAGCAGGGCCGGGTGGCCCGGTCGGCGACCGGAGATCCCGGGTCCTGCGACCTGCGGGAAGTCGTGAACGCGATCTTCTACCAGAACCGGACGGGCTGCCAGTGGCGCTTGCTGCCGCACGATCTACCGGCCTGGTCGGCGGTGTTCTACTACTTCCGCCTGTGGCGCGAGGACGGGCTGGACCAGCGGATCCAGGAACTCCTGCGCTGCCAGGTCCGTGAGAAGGCCCGCCGGTTAGAGGACCCGTCCCTCGTGATCATCGACACCCAGTCCGTCCGCGCGGCCGCCGGTGTGCCGAAGGCCACGACGGGGCTGGACGCGAACAAGAAGGTGTCGGGGCGAAAGCGGGGACTGGCCGTGGACGTCCTGGGTCTGGTCATCGGTGTTGTCGTGCTGGCCGCCTCCGCCCACGACAACGCCGCCGGCACCATCCTGCTCGACCAGGCTGCCGAGCGGTGCGGGATGCGCCTGGAGAAAGCCCTGGTGGACCAGGGCTTCAAGGACGAGGTCATCATCCACGGCGCCCTGCTGGACATCGACGTCGAGGTCGTCCACCGCAACCCCGCTGACCAGGGCAAAGGGTTCGTCCCGCAGCCCAAGCGGTGGGTGGTCGAGCAGACGAACGGCACGCTGATGCTGCACCGGCGTCTGACCCGTGAGTATGACCACCGGCCCGACACCTCCGCCTCACGCGTCTACTGGGCCTCCACCGCGAACATGACCCGCCGCCTCACGATACCGAGTCCCGCCTGGCGCGACACTCTCGGACTGGCCGCGTGA